In Alosa alosa isolate M-15738 ecotype Scorff River chromosome 23, AALO_Geno_1.1, whole genome shotgun sequence, a single window of DNA contains:
- the LOC125288403 gene encoding cyclic nucleotide-gated channel cone photoreceptor subunit alpha-like, which produces MTQNKEQPLKHVVKNNFSVSSTDYFNIVLILCFRKEYWIMDPSTDLYYRWLTIVAVPAFYNLMLLITRACFNELQQRNTYLWIALDYTADAIYYMDTFVRSRTGFLEQGLLVKDIAKLKEHYKGTPQFKYDMISMLPTDVLMIYMGYDNPEVRFNRLFKMARLFEFFDRTETRTNYPNIFRISNLVLYILIIIHWNACIFYAISKILGFGSDTWVYPNISHPEYGRLARKYIYCLYWSTLTLTTIGETPPPVRDIEYLFVVADFLIGVLIFATIVGNVGAMISNMNASRAEFQAKIDSIKQYMQFRKVTKDLEARVVKWFDYLWTEKKTCDEKEVLKNLPDKLKAEIAINVHMDTLRKVRIFQDCEVGLLIELVLKLQPQVFSPGDYICKKGDIGREMYIIKEGKLAVVADDGVTQFVVLSDGAYFGEISILGIKGSKAGNRRTANIRSVGYSDLFALSKDDLMEALLEYPETKKAIAEKGTAILMKDNLIDLEAANAAGDPKDMEEKIDQLENNLEVMTAKLKKLMVDWSAGQCRLKQRITNMEARCKNLREEDLSEVVADKKEEKK; this is translated from the exons ATGACGCAGAACAAAGAGCAACCTCTTAAGCATGTAGTAAAAAATAACTTTTCAGTCAGTTCCACTgattattttaacattgttttgattttgtgtttTAGGAAGGAatactggattatggatccttCCACAGACTTGTACTACCGCTGGCTAACAATAGTTGCTGTTCCAGCATTTTACAATTTGATGTTGCTCATCACAAG GGCTTGCTTTAATGAACTACAACAACGCAATACCTACCTTTGGATTGCTCTTGACTACACAGCAGATGCGATCTACTACATGGACACTTTTGTGAGATCAAggacag GTTTCTTGGAACAAGGCCTGTTAGTGAAAGATATAGCAAAGCTAAAAGAACACTACAAAGGAACACCACAGTTCAAATACGACATGATATCAATGCTCCCAACTGACGTACTTATGATTTACATGGGCTATGACAATCCTGAGGTTCGTTTCAACCGTCTGTTCAAAATGGCAAGGCTCTTTGAGTTTTTTGACCGGACTGAGACCAGAACCAACTATCCTAACATTTTCCGTATCAGTAACCTTGTGTTGTACATCTTGATCATCATACACTGGAACGCCTGCATTTTTTACGCCATCTCCAAAATCCTCGGCTTCGGCTCAGACACTTGGGTCTACCCCAACATCAGCCACCCTGAGTATGGCCGACTTGCCAGAAAGTACATCTACTGTCTCTACTGGTCCACCCTCACCCTTACCACAATTGGAGAGACGCCACCGCCTGTGAGGGATATCGAGTACCTCTTTGTTGTTGCTGACTTCCTGATCGGTGTGCTGATCTTCGCCACCATTGTCGGTAATGTCGGTGCCATGATTTCCAACATGAATGCTTCCCGCGCCGAGTTCCAGGCAAAGATCGACTCCATCAAGCAGTACATGCAGTTCCGTAAAGTCACCAAAGACCTGGAGGCCCGGGTGGTCAAGTGGTTTGACTACCTCTGGACAGAGAAGAAGACCTGTGATGAGAAGGAGGTGCTCAAGAACCTTCCTGACAAGCTGAAGGCCGAGATCGCCATTAACGTACACATGGACACCCTCCGTAAAGTGCGCATCTTCCAGGACTGTGAGGTTGGTCTGCTCATCGAGTTGGTGCTAAAGCTTCAACCACAGGTGTTCAGCCCTGGTGACTACATCTGTAAGAAAGGAGATATTGGACGTGAGATGTACATCATCAAGGAGGGCAAGCTGGCTGTGGTGGCAGACGATGGGGTGACACAGTTTGTTGTGTTGAGTGATGGGGCCTACTTTGGCGAGATCAGTATCCTCGGTATCAAGGGCAGTAAAGCTGGCAACAGGCGAACGGCCAACATCCGAAGCGTGGGCTACTCCGACCTCTTTGCCCTCTCCAAGGATGACCTCATGGAGGCACTCCTGGAGTACCCCGAAACCAAGAAGGCCATCGCGGAGAAGGGGACAGCCATCCTGATGAAGGACAACCTGATCGACTTGGAGGCGGCCAATGCAGCCGGAGACCCCAAAGACATGGAGGAGAAGATCGACCAACTGGAGAACAATCTGGAGGTCATGACCGCCAAGCTGAAGAAGCTGATGGTCGACTGGTCCGCCGGTCAGTGCAGACTCAAGCAGAGGATCACCAACATGGAGGCCAGGTGCAAAAATCTGAGGGAGGAGGATCTCTCAGAAGTTGTAGCAGAcaagaaggaagaaaagaaatag
- the LOC125288409 gene encoding cyclic nucleotide-gated cation channel alpha-3-like, whose translation MPKICTQQSSPSPMSPDTRERDLDQLESGEEREYEDLPWSQQDSFSGTGAMGRVSRFVHMVQGWMSSGQEDGRRTSIMEHSQEEEFQETCTETREQALHLRRRNHVSQWPLATYNMNNCNNTDE comes from the exons ATGCCAAAGATCTGCACCCAGcagtcctctccctcccctatGTCACCCGACACACGTGAACGTGACCTGGACCAGCTTGAGAGCGGCGAAGAGAG GGAATATGAGGATCTACCATGGTCTCAACAAGACTCGTTTAGTGGCACAGGAGCCATGGGCAG AGTGTCGCGTTTCGTGCACATGGTCCAAGGCTGGATGTCCTCAGGCCAAGAGGACGGGAGGCGCACCTCCATCATGGAGCACTCCCAGGAGGAGGAGTTCCAGGAGACCTGCACCGAGACCAGAGAACAGGCCCTCCACTTACGCAGGAGAAA TCATGTCAGCCAATGGCCTCTTGCCACCTATAATATGAACAACTGCAACAACACAGACGAGTAA